A window from Bufo bufo chromosome 1, aBufBuf1.1, whole genome shotgun sequence encodes these proteins:
- the LOC120991542 gene encoding interferon-inducible GTPase 5-like translates to MDPQEEFSGAEVQEIKSYIQDGDLSGAIERIKSYLESLENATLNIAVTGESGTGKSTFINTFLDLSDEDGAKTGVVETTMKPEAYPHPKYRNVKYWDLPGIGTPNFKAEDYLHKVHFANYDFFIIIASERFRECNIHLAQAVQAMKKKFYFVRSKIGQEMYSSKKKKGKTFHEETILEEIREDCLKCFRKENINNPAVFLLDCLEKGKYDYDPLQEVMERELPKQKRYVFLMSLPNISLSALEKKMEALRQQIWKKATLSCAAAALPIPGLGIACDLTILVKTMREYQTVFGLDEGSLNKLCQLSGKSMSNLKSVIKSPQVIGELNKEIVIKMISKGTMGAVMLAEHLKSSIPMFGSLAAGGLSYAMTYKMLKGFLLESAQDAQRVLIKASEDQV, encoded by the coding sequence ATGGATCCACAGGAAGAATTTTCTGGAGCTGAAGTGCAAGAGATAAAGTCTTACATACAAGATGGAGATCTCAGCGGTGCTATTGAAAGAATAAAGAGTTATTTAGAGAGTTTGGAAAACGCCACTTTGAACATTGCAGTAACGGGAGAGTCGGGGACTGGGAAATCCACTTTTATCAATACTTTCCTTGACTTGAGTGATGAAGATggtgcaaaaacaggagtggtggAGACCACAATGAAGCCAGAGGCTTACCCCCATCCAAAATATAGAAATGTCAAGTACTGGGACCTTCCAGGGATAGGAACACCGAATTTTAAGGCAGAAGATTATCTCCATAAGGTCCATTTTGCTAACTATGACTTTTTCATCATTATTGCATCTGAACGCTTCAGGGAATGTAACATCCATCTTGCCCAGGCCGTGCAGGCCATGAAGAAAAAATTCTATTTTGTAAGATCAAAAATTGGGCAAGAAATGTATTCTTCTAAAAAGAAAAAGGGCAAGACGTTCCATGAGGAGACTATACTGGAAGAGATCAGGGAAGACTGCCTTAAATGTTTTCGAAAAGAAAATATTAACAACCCTGCGGTTTTTCTTCTTGACTGCTTGGAGAAAGGCAAATATGACTATGATCCACTGCAAGAAGTTATGGAGAGGGAACTTCCGAAACAGAAGAGATATGTCTTCCTGATGTCCTTGCCTAATATTTCTCTATCTGCGCTAGAAAAGAAGATGGAGGCTTTGAGGCAGCAGATATGGAAAAAGGCGACCCTGTCCTGTGCCGCCGCTGCGCTGCCTATTCCGGGTCTGGGTATCGCATGTGATCTCACCATTCTGGTGAAGACTATGAGAGAATATCAAACCGTATTCGGCTTGGATGAAGGCTCCCTCAACAAATTATGCCAACTCTCGGGTAAAAGCATGAGCAATTTGAAATCGGTGATCAAGTCCCCGCAAGTGATCGGAGAATTAAATAAAGAGATTGTCATTAAAATGATTTCGAAGGGAACCATGGGGGCGGTCATGCTGGCTGAACATCTGAAAAGCAGCATTCCCATGTTCGGCTCCTTGGCAGCAGGAGGCCTCTCGTATGCGATGACTTATAAGATGCTGAAAGGATTCTTGTTAGAATCTGCTCAGGATGCACAAAGGGTTCTTATAAAAGCCTCAGAAGATCAAGTTTAA